From the genome of Penaeus chinensis breed Huanghai No. 1 chromosome 37, ASM1920278v2, whole genome shotgun sequence, one region includes:
- the LOC125045274 gene encoding uncharacterized protein LOC125045274 → MSFNMKSLIIWIALCLLAATEGLEPDVAVKECQHIFSSVHLTSTRLQVTTVLSTITLLDVTPTYASVTTTECVPYTITHTETLSHYEAPQLAYSTHYITELKVKQKNRAYTYTTYQPESITITYWATDLEKHVTQVVGTTTTTAVSTVSVVKTVSTSITTTATYTQVDVFSSITYSPVHVTTTMTNAWPILKTVYQTDYIKEAVDYVTTVMETSTVYHHFSYYLDSSLFACCNCLLAATEEAVKECQHIFSSVHLTSTRLQVTTVLSTITLLDVTPTYASVTTTECVPYTITHTETLSHYEAPQLAYSTHNITELKVKQKNRAYTYTTYQPESITITYWATDLEKHVTQVVGTTTTTAVSTVSVVKTVSTSITTTATYTQVDVFSSITYSPVHVTTTMTNAWPILKTVYQTDYIKEAVDYVTTVMETSTVYHHSLCLLAATEGLEPDVAVKECQHIFSSVHLTSTRLQVTTVLSTITLLDVTPTYASVTTTECVPYTITHTETLSHYEAPQLAYSTHNITELKVKQKNRAYTYTTYQPESITITYWATDLEKHVTQVVGTTMTTAVSTVSVVNTVSTSITTTATYTQVDVFSSITYSPVHVTTTMTNAWPILKTVYQTDYIKEAVDYVTTVMETSTVYHHSLCLLAATEGLEPDVAVKECQHIFSSVHLTSTRLQVTTVLSTITLLDVTPTYASVTTTECVPYTITHTETLSHYEAPQLAYSTHNITELKVKQKNRAYTYTTYQPESITITYWATDLEKHVTQVVGTTMTTAVSTVSVVNTVSTSITTTATYTQVDVFSSITYSPVHVTTTMTNAWPILKTVYQTDYIKEAVDYVTTCYHTETLSHYEAPQLAYSTHYITELKVKQKNRAYTYTTYQPESITITYWATDLEKHVTQVVGTTMTTAVSTVSVVNTVSTSITTTATYTQVDVFSSITYSPVHVTTTMTNAWPILKTVYQTDYIKEAVDYVTTVMETSTVYHHFLCLLAASEGLEPDVAVK, encoded by the exons ATGAGTTTTAATATGAAGTCTCTTATTATCTGGATAGCTCTTTGTTTGCTTGCTGCAACTGAAGGACTTGAGCCAGACGTAGCTGTCAAggaatgtcaacatatattttcctcggtGCATTTGACAAGTACTCGATTGCAAGTCACCACCGTCCTCTCGACCATCACTCTCCTGGATGTTACGCCTACTTATGCTAGTGTTACCACTACGGAATGTGTACCTTACACCATAACTCACACGGAAACGCTCTCTCATTATGAAGCTCCTCAGCTGGCATACTCCACACATTACATTACGGAGCTGAAGGTCAAACAGAAAAATCGTGCATACACTTATACCACCTATCAGCCTGAAAGCATCACCATTACATACTGGGCTACTGATCTAGAAAAGCACGTGACACAAGTTGTGGGGACAACGACGACCACGGCTGTATCAACAGTATCTGTTGTGAAGACTGTGTCCACCTCGATTACAACCACTGCAACATATACTCAAGTTGATGTGTTCAGCTCCATCACATACTCACCGGTGCATGTGACTACAACCATGACTAACGCCTGGCCGATCCTCAAGACAGTATACCAGACGGACTACATTAAAGAGGCTGTTGATTATGTGACAACGGTTATGGAAACATCGACAGTCTATCACCACT TCTCTTATTATCTGGATAGCTCTTTGTTTGCTTGCTGCAACTGTTTGCTTGCTGCAACTGAAGAAGCTGTAAAggaatgtcaacatatattttcctcggtGCATTTGACAAGTACTCGATTGCAAGTCACCACCGTCCTCTCGACCATCACTCTCCTGGATGTTACGCCTACTTATGCTAGTGTTACCACTACGGAATGTGTACCTTACACCATAACTCACACGGAAACGCTCTCTCATTATGAAGCTCCTCAGCTGGCATACTCCACACATAACATTACGGAGCTGAAGGTCAAACAGAAAAATCGTGCATACACTTATACCACCTATCAGCCTGAAAGCATCACCATTACATACTGGGCTACTGATCTAGAAAAGCACGTGACACAAGTTGTGGGGACAACGACGACCACGGCTGTATCAACAGTATCTGTTGTGAAGACTGTGTCCACCTCGATTACAACCACTGCAACATATACTCAAGTTGATGTGTTCAGCTCCATCACATACTCACCGGTGCATGTGACTACAACCATGACTAACGCCTGGCCGATCCTCAAGACAGTATACCAGACGGACTACATTAAAGAGGCTGTTGATTATGTGACAACGGTTATGGAAACATCGACAGTCTATCACCACT CTCTTTGTTTGCTTGCTGCAACTGAAGGACTTGAGCCAGACGTAGCTGTAAAggaatgtcaacatatattttcctcggtGCATTTGACAAGTACTCGATTGCAAGTCACCACCGTCCTCTCGACCATCACTCTCCTGGATGTTACGCCTACTTATGCTAGTGTTACCACTACGGAATGTGTACCTTACACCATAACTCACACGGAAACGCTCTCTCATTATGAAGCTCCTCAGCTGGCATACTCCACACATAACATTACGGAGCTGAAGGTCAAACAGAAAAATCGTGCATACACTTATACCACCTATCAGCCTGAAAGCATCACCATTACATACTGGGCTACTGATCTAGAAAAGCACGTGACACAAGTTGTGGGGACAACGATGACCACGGCTGTATCAACAGTATCTGTTGTGAACACTGTGTCCACCTCGATTACAACCACTGCAACATATACTCAAGTTGATGTGTTCAGCTCCATCACATACTCACCGGTGCATGTGACTACAACCATGACTAACGCCTGGCCGATCCTCAAGACAGTATACCAGACGGACTACATTAAAGAGGCTGTTGATTATGTGACAACGGTTATGGAAACATCGACAGTCTATCACCACT CCCTTTGTTTGCTTGCTGCAACTGAAGGACTTGAGCCAGACGTAGCTGTAAAggaatgtcaacatatattttcctcggtGCATTTGACAAGTACTCGATTGCAAGTCACCACCGTCCTCTCGACCATCACTCTCCTGGATGTTACGCCTACTTATGCTAGTGTTACCACTACGGAATGTGTACCTTACACCATAACTCACACGGAAACGCTCTCTCATTATGAAGCTCCTCAGCTGGCATACTCCACACATAACATTACGGAGCTGAAGGTCAAACAGAAAAATCGTGCATACACTTATACCACCTATCAGCCTGAAAGCATCACCATTACATACTGGGCTACTGATCTAGAAAAGCACGTGACACAAGTTGTGGGGACAACGATGACCACGGCTGTATCAACAGTATCTGTTGTGAACACTGTGTCCACCTCGATTACAACCACTGCAACATATACTCAAGTTGATGTGTTCAGCTCCATCACATACTCACCGGTGCATGTGACTACAACCATGACTAACGCCTGGCCGATCCTCAAGACAGTATACCAGACGGACTACATTAAAGAGGCTGTTGATTATGTGACAACG TGTTACCACACGGAAACGCTCTCTCATTATGAAGCTCCTCAGCTGGCATACTCCACGCATTACATTACGGAGCTGAAGGTCAAACAGAAAAATCGTGCATACACTTATACCACCTATCAGCCTGAAAGCATCACCATTACATACTGGGCTACTGATCTAGAAAAGCACGTGACACAAGTTGTGGGGACAACGATGACCACGGCTGTATCAACAGTATCTGTTGTGAACACTGTGTCCACCTCGATTACAACCACTGCAACATATACTCAAGTTGATGTGTTCAGCTCCATCACATACTCACCGGTGCATGTGACTACAACCATGACTAACGCCTGGCCGATCCTCAAGACAGTATACCAGACGGACTACATTAAAGAGGCTGTTGATTATGTGACAACGGTTATGGAAACATCGACAGTCTATCACCACT TCCTTTGTTTGCTTGCTGCAAGTGAAGGACTTGAGCCAGACGTAGCTGTCAAGtaa